The following are encoded together in the Halopiger aswanensis genome:
- a CDS encoding metallophosphoesterase family protein: MSKSNNTRFLHFSDAHIGHRQYNLKKRRDDMNLTYNWVIHQAIEHDVDFTVFGGDLFHNKNVNALALSDAERGLEKLREEDIPVVGIRGNHDAKLYKEDLHWLEYLHTKENLVLLNADLDGDGPVFEEHDPENPGTSSGYIEINGVRIFGLQYLGQQTGRYLETVAEGIRQVNEEKGEPDTTVLLGHFGIEGHIPGMSGGISYNQLEPVEELVDYLGLGHLHKQYSHGDWIFNPGSPEAHNTRQARWDLGYYLVDVEPDGSFEAEHRLSKRRPFYRIDFEVDQYDTPEELEQGFKQKVMDEIPGLQQVQQKDRYTNQGQPRNPVIDLHLEGLLNFNRSQLDIERIREIVEQKTDALHVSLKDATESREAISVIQDLEEGEEEIQNEDGQIDRDKLEHAVFQQLAGQDSRYETDVEGVAETLSSVKNSLLAGDSPESVAETVKERRRELFPETGGDNE; this comes from the coding sequence ATGTCAAAATCAAACAATACGCGGTTCCTCCACTTCTCGGACGCCCATATCGGGCACCGACAGTACAACCTGAAGAAACGGCGGGACGACATGAACCTTACCTACAACTGGGTGATCCACCAAGCCATTGAACACGACGTAGACTTCACGGTCTTCGGCGGCGATCTCTTCCACAACAAGAACGTTAACGCACTCGCCCTCAGTGACGCAGAGAGAGGACTCGAAAAACTACGTGAAGAAGATATCCCGGTCGTCGGTATTCGGGGAAACCACGATGCCAAGCTCTACAAAGAAGATCTTCACTGGCTCGAATACCTTCATACCAAGGAAAACCTGGTGCTGCTGAACGCCGATCTCGATGGCGATGGCCCAGTATTTGAGGAACACGACCCGGAGAACCCTGGAACCTCATCAGGCTACATCGAGATAAACGGTGTCAGGATATTCGGGCTTCAGTACCTTGGCCAACAAACCGGACGGTACCTAGAAACCGTTGCGGAAGGAATCCGCCAGGTCAACGAAGAGAAGGGCGAACCCGATACCACCGTTCTCCTCGGCCACTTCGGCATCGAAGGCCATATTCCCGGGATGAGCGGCGGCATCTCATACAACCAGCTTGAACCGGTCGAAGAACTAGTCGACTACCTCGGACTCGGCCACCTCCATAAACAGTACAGCCACGGCGACTGGATCTTCAACCCTGGCTCTCCTGAAGCACATAACACACGACAGGCACGGTGGGACCTCGGATACTACCTTGTTGATGTTGAACCGGACGGAAGCTTTGAGGCTGAACACCGCCTCTCGAAACGCCGTCCCTTCTACAGAATCGACTTCGAGGTCGACCAGTACGACACACCGGAGGAACTCGAACAAGGCTTCAAACAGAAGGTTATGGATGAAATCCCGGGTCTTCAACAAGTACAGCAGAAAGATCGGTACACCAATCAAGGACAGCCACGGAACCCGGTTATCGACCTTCACCTCGAAGGCCTCCTCAACTTCAACCGGTCCCAGCTGGATATCGAACGGATCCGTGAGATCGTCGAACAGAAAACCGATGCGTTACACGTCAGCTTGAAAGACGCAACCGAGTCACGGGAAGCCATCAGCGTCATCCAAGACCTCGAAGAAGGCGAAGAGGAGATACAGAACGAGGACGGCCAGATCGATAGAGACAAGCTAGAACACGCTGTTTTCCAGCAGCTAGCCGGTCAAGACTCCCGGTACGAAACCGATGTCGAGGGCGTCGCAGAAACCCTTTCCTCGGTAAAGAACAGCTTGTTAGCCGGTGATTCACCGGAGTCAGTCGCTGAAACCGTCAAAGAACGCCGCCGCGAACTGTTCCCTGAAACCGGAGGTGACAACGAATGA
- a CDS encoding argonaute/piwi family protein, producing MMFTNIFQMRNSPEKGAKVRRVSMKGLPVDERKDRISFLQSIISNLNKNGIDCTLAPRDTEADITLIDPDRSYLTAVSSIYNSFKPEFHSETDATLYELKEAWKHRVRTHLAENGFQKVGRKYVKVDDLLNEDTDFKEAYEIQAEYINGKATVAVDPCTRIMETLTEKEIEEADRTDSQVNVQILPSWRGGRLTGRAGVTASEKSFELNGKTYPTPKYWKKKHDIGFVDPDEEMVNIYVPSFDKELPYPRSCVFSSYSRGRSLPDELKKDPKTRVSEAANMVESCFGSMKFGGEEADFSKLTTTSELGFKTEKFRNAYEFDVRLGDGFKTSVTDLHTALKNHGPYADQVNGKYVVITPQNGPEIDRGFKELESIYSQLNLGSIERCTEVGDNGIIDVGSQNSNAYANRITEIRSELDQVDSDLLAFVVLPGQQSDVYFQARGKLFERLFGSSPVPAQGIEYKNVVKLANDNGYFIGVNTSSQVYVKLGNVGSAVWILDEPADAHIPGVTPGSTCYAYHDVSRRPDKKSAATAYSATTDSYGRYIATGSQPSGGERLKESVFHDILNELLRKVSAFHRRQESSGEKPFHFERLVFAKDGKISWKEQRMMKEVIREGVPSENKRPIKQILEEDSLLPDDMIIDVISVNKSPNKRLISRDGTRFTNASGGSAVMYGDDSGLLVSHKPDRGTAQPLEITAKDHVSLNREDIPQPSAEHLLKEYYALSHLNWSSVFKQGKYALPQILTQNLGENLSAGIDIPENMAMI from the coding sequence ATGATGTTCACCAACATCTTCCAGATGCGGAACTCGCCCGAAAAGGGTGCTAAGGTGCGCCGTGTCTCAATGAAAGGACTACCTGTCGATGAGAGAAAGGACAGGATCTCCTTCCTCCAGTCGATCATCTCTAACCTCAACAAGAACGGGATCGACTGCACATTAGCACCTCGAGACACAGAAGCAGATATTACGTTGATCGACCCGGACCGCAGCTACCTGACAGCGGTCTCATCGATCTACAACTCGTTCAAACCGGAGTTCCACAGCGAGACCGACGCAACACTGTATGAACTGAAAGAGGCCTGGAAACACCGCGTCCGCACCCATCTCGCGGAAAACGGGTTCCAGAAAGTCGGTCGGAAGTACGTCAAGGTTGACGACCTATTGAATGAGGATACCGACTTCAAAGAAGCATACGAGATACAGGCGGAGTACATCAACGGGAAAGCCACGGTAGCGGTAGATCCCTGCACCCGTATCATGGAGACGTTGACCGAGAAAGAAATCGAGGAAGCAGACAGAACCGATTCCCAGGTCAACGTCCAGATCCTTCCGAGCTGGAGAGGAGGCCGGTTAACCGGGCGGGCAGGAGTCACCGCCTCGGAGAAATCATTCGAGCTCAACGGCAAAACATACCCGACCCCGAAATACTGGAAGAAGAAACACGATATCGGGTTCGTGGACCCGGACGAAGAGATGGTCAATATCTACGTTCCATCCTTCGACAAGGAGCTACCGTACCCACGGTCCTGCGTCTTCAGCAGCTACAGCAGAGGCCGCAGTCTTCCTGACGAACTCAAGAAAGATCCGAAGACACGGGTGTCTGAAGCCGCCAACATGGTGGAAAGTTGCTTCGGCTCCATGAAGTTCGGCGGCGAAGAAGCCGACTTCAGCAAACTCACCACCACTTCCGAACTCGGGTTCAAGACTGAAAAGTTCAGGAACGCTTACGAATTCGACGTCCGTCTCGGAGACGGTTTCAAAACCAGTGTCACCGACCTCCATACCGCTTTGAAAAACCACGGTCCATATGCTGACCAGGTCAATGGTAAGTACGTCGTAATCACTCCACAGAACGGACCGGAAATCGACCGGGGATTCAAAGAGCTCGAATCGATCTACAGCCAGCTAAACCTCGGCAGTATAGAACGGTGTACGGAAGTCGGTGACAACGGGATCATCGACGTCGGAAGCCAGAACAGTAACGCATACGCCAACAGGATAACCGAGATCCGTTCCGAGCTCGATCAAGTAGACTCCGATCTGTTGGCTTTCGTCGTTCTTCCCGGCCAGCAGTCAGATGTCTACTTCCAAGCACGGGGAAAACTGTTCGAACGGTTGTTCGGAAGCAGTCCTGTCCCTGCCCAGGGAATCGAGTACAAGAACGTGGTCAAGCTCGCTAATGATAACGGATACTTCATCGGGGTGAACACCTCTTCCCAAGTCTACGTCAAACTCGGGAACGTCGGATCCGCTGTCTGGATACTTGATGAACCCGCGGACGCCCATATACCAGGTGTAACGCCGGGAAGCACCTGTTACGCATACCACGACGTCTCCCGGAGGCCTGACAAGAAGTCCGCAGCCACTGCGTACAGCGCCACTACCGACTCCTACGGACGGTACATCGCAACCGGTTCACAGCCGAGTGGCGGAGAACGTTTGAAGGAATCTGTGTTCCACGACATCCTGAACGAACTCTTGAGAAAGGTTTCAGCCTTCCATAGAAGACAGGAATCCAGCGGTGAGAAACCGTTCCACTTCGAACGCCTCGTCTTCGCAAAGGACGGGAAGATCTCCTGGAAGGAACAGCGGATGATGAAAGAAGTGATCCGGGAAGGGGTTCCCAGCGAGAACAAGCGGCCGATCAAACAGATTCTGGAGGAAGACAGCCTGCTTCCCGACGATATGATCATCGACGTGATCAGCGTGAACAAGTCGCCGAACAAACGCCTGATCTCACGAGATGGAACACGGTTCACCAACGCCTCAGGTGGAAGCGCAGTCATGTACGGAGACGACAGCGGGCTCCTCGTCTCCCACAAACCGGATCGTGGAACCGCTCAACCACTCGAGATCACTGCGAAAGACCACGTCTCCCTCAACAGGGAGGACATACCTCAACCCTCCGCGGAACACCTGTTGAAGGAATATTACGCTCTCAGCCATCTCAACTGGTCCTCAGTCTTTAAACAAGGCAAGTACGCGCTTCCACAGATACTCACCCAAAACCTAGGAGAAAATCTGTCCGCAGGAATCGATATCCCGGAAAATATGGCAATGATTTAA
- a CDS encoding helix-turn-helix domain-containing protein produces MVDESDKLNRFEEAFQRGQKGQVSNYETWLQDKGIDPNKSSIEYLTKYFYENPEKTVNHEEQLESTAEYLGFFSQRSNIYHLPIIGVSGIGKTQFLHTVQHLLKQTEPEITQKYLKADRFTDIEDEEEQIFEIRDELRDLEKVVIFIDNCEWKRIESLTEALRVIDTVVDDALFLTSWTPEYWNHHREDVEDVVPASKEIHLTSFQEDETVDALEQIFRVVADDGLELPEALLQKIHGYSSGIPRLFTLLALETLRETFLKETEIGDAEAVDAAAEKMNLVGLEEEVYDLSETKLTILTHMVLWHDKSGIRPSQLVDLIDRDKSTVSYHLKDLRSAGLVESEKQGRSAYYQIKEPVKPFIQTRINQTSEYHGEL; encoded by the coding sequence ATGGTTGATGAATCTGACAAGCTGAATCGGTTCGAAGAAGCCTTTCAGAGAGGCCAAAAAGGCCAGGTCAGCAACTACGAGACCTGGCTACAGGACAAAGGAATCGATCCGAACAAAAGTAGTATAGAGTATCTCACTAAGTACTTCTACGAAAACCCGGAAAAAACGGTTAATCACGAGGAACAGCTTGAATCTACTGCTGAATACCTCGGCTTTTTCTCGCAGAGAAGCAACATCTACCACCTACCGATAATTGGAGTCTCCGGAATAGGGAAGACCCAGTTTCTCCACACTGTACAGCACCTTCTCAAACAGACAGAACCGGAGATCACACAGAAGTATCTTAAGGCAGACAGATTCACCGATATCGAAGACGAAGAAGAGCAGATATTCGAGATACGGGATGAACTCCGTGACCTCGAGAAAGTTGTCATCTTCATCGATAACTGCGAATGGAAACGGATAGAGAGCCTGACTGAAGCACTGCGCGTGATCGATACTGTCGTCGATGACGCCTTATTCCTCACCTCTTGGACGCCGGAGTACTGGAACCATCACCGGGAAGACGTTGAAGACGTGGTTCCAGCGTCCAAAGAGATCCACCTCACCTCTTTCCAGGAAGACGAGACGGTTGACGCCTTAGAACAGATATTCAGAGTAGTGGCCGATGACGGGCTGGAGCTCCCAGAGGCACTTCTCCAGAAGATCCACGGTTACAGCTCCGGTATTCCACGGCTTTTCACCCTACTGGCGTTGGAGACGCTGAGAGAGACGTTCCTGAAAGAGACGGAGATCGGTGATGCAGAAGCTGTGGACGCCGCAGCGGAGAAGATGAACCTAGTTGGATTGGAAGAGGAAGTGTACGACCTGTCGGAAACTAAACTAACAATACTGACACACATGGTCCTATGGCACGACAAGAGCGGGATACGTCCATCACAGCTCGTGGACCTGATCGATCGCGACAAGTCCACCGTATCCTACCACCTGAAAGACCTCCGATCAGCGGGGTTAGTTGAGTCAGAGAAGCAGGGGCGTTCAGCATACTACCAGATCAAAGAACCAGTCAAACCATTCATCCAGACTAGAATAAATCAAACCAGTGAGTACCATGGCGAGTTATAA
- a CDS encoding phospholipase D-like domain-containing protein — protein sequence MSENPNTILETAIQLEQTNENAELELATLKTRNNFETYFTDDIVHIRAITYSDSPETLLNLLENVGTDDISLEVVIGDNTLDYRKKLRGKEQLATKLDRLQRDNRLQILLAATKGNEVHTKLYILQHRDGSRTNILGSPNLSEQGWGSTRQKNAIAVFRTDGDQPLDNVFDHWYDEHKRYGEPFMEDLTEQLEDVDSDEKREEIIHAWIDGRTTSQEEEAELEQELTEKLDEANVETATIIGEFEDPDLTLAVTDNPEEADETLSQSLNGYSDYLPKLEEETRSFDASVDGKTLRASPGAISKHAKEKFGAPKMWFNSDDQLILQTPTQKQLKLTRELPDDPDRIDQALEYLEEYFETVDNFGRTDHAKAVKAQMWEAIIWFFWAPFINRYAAVYKEHGIDLDKYLPSLYVYGEPGSGKGTLSRYAFHLLSDGHVEEPEDGDSLNKTRLRSVRNVDSVFPVVFDDIDPNDLDTETFLNFRQKHWTGEVDIPALAFISNDNLPRNRIQHRAKILNFDIQFKDTHRTAKYVNDLTNRSNPVFTWFAHLFKDRDVIMRSEDADTLAEAREVFKELYQRADRELPEYFPDEPAEKKYDIGKWMWEDAYESGLVEFKRRNGNLIAEFDDSLSVYSSVRKYARTLPKETRAQQDGNQILIRAEQQALDWFPFDTDSNGGFLNRLLS from the coding sequence ATGAGCGAGAACCCAAACACCATTCTCGAAACGGCAATCCAGCTCGAACAGACCAACGAAAACGCGGAACTAGAACTTGCAACACTGAAAACAAGAAACAACTTTGAAACCTACTTCACGGACGACATAGTCCATATCCGCGCCATAACATACTCAGACTCTCCAGAAACCCTTCTCAACCTGTTAGAAAACGTTGGAACCGACGACATCTCACTCGAAGTCGTTATCGGCGACAACACCCTCGACTACCGAAAAAAGCTCCGGGGAAAAGAACAGCTCGCCACCAAACTCGACAGACTCCAACGGGACAACCGTCTTCAAATCCTCCTCGCCGCCACCAAAGGAAACGAGGTCCACACCAAACTATACATACTACAGCATAGAGACGGCTCAAGAACCAACATCCTCGGATCACCCAACCTCAGCGAACAAGGATGGGGATCAACACGGCAGAAAAACGCGATCGCCGTCTTCCGAACCGACGGGGACCAACCCCTCGACAACGTCTTCGACCACTGGTACGACGAACACAAACGGTACGGCGAACCCTTCATGGAAGACCTCACAGAACAGCTAGAAGACGTTGACAGCGATGAGAAACGTGAAGAGATCATCCATGCATGGATAGACGGACGCACTACCTCACAAGAAGAGGAAGCCGAACTCGAACAGGAACTCACAGAAAAACTCGACGAAGCCAACGTCGAAACAGCCACTATCATCGGAGAGTTTGAAGACCCGGACCTCACATTAGCAGTCACCGACAACCCTGAAGAGGCGGACGAAACGCTCTCCCAATCACTCAACGGCTACAGCGACTACCTGCCAAAACTCGAGGAAGAAACCCGGTCGTTCGACGCCTCCGTCGACGGGAAAACACTTCGAGCCTCTCCAGGCGCGATCAGTAAACACGCGAAAGAGAAGTTCGGAGCGCCGAAAATGTGGTTCAACAGCGATGACCAACTGATACTACAGACACCGACCCAGAAACAGCTGAAACTAACGCGGGAACTTCCTGACGATCCCGACCGAATAGACCAAGCCCTCGAATACCTCGAGGAATACTTTGAAACGGTCGATAACTTCGGGCGAACCGACCACGCAAAAGCAGTCAAGGCCCAGATGTGGGAAGCCATTATCTGGTTCTTCTGGGCACCATTCATCAACCGGTACGCCGCCGTCTACAAGGAACACGGGATCGACCTCGACAAGTACCTTCCCAGCCTCTACGTGTACGGAGAACCAGGCAGCGGAAAAGGAACGCTCTCACGGTACGCATTCCACCTCCTCTCCGACGGCCACGTAGAGGAACCGGAGGACGGCGACTCACTCAACAAGACACGGCTCCGATCCGTAAGAAATGTTGACTCAGTCTTCCCCGTCGTGTTCGACGATATCGACCCCAACGATCTAGACACTGAAACCTTCCTCAACTTCCGGCAGAAACACTGGACCGGAGAAGTAGATATCCCCGCGCTCGCATTCATCAGCAACGACAACCTACCCCGCAACCGGATCCAACACCGAGCTAAGATCCTCAACTTCGATATCCAGTTCAAAGACACCCATAGAACAGCTAAATACGTGAACGACCTTACAAACCGTTCTAACCCGGTGTTCACATGGTTCGCCCACCTGTTCAAAGACCGGGACGTGATCATGCGTTCAGAGGACGCTGATACGCTTGCTGAAGCACGTGAAGTCTTCAAAGAGCTCTACCAAAGGGCGGATCGTGAACTTCCAGAGTATTTCCCCGATGAGCCTGCGGAGAAGAAGTACGATATCGGGAAATGGATGTGGGAAGACGCGTACGAAAGCGGCCTAGTCGAGTTCAAAAGACGTAACGGCAACCTCATCGCCGAGTTCGACGACTCGCTCAGCGTCTACAGCAGCGTCAGAAAATACGCGCGTACACTGCCCAAAGAGACCCGGGCACAACAAGACGGTAACCAGATACTTATCCGGGCAGAACAACAAGCACTCGACTGGTTCCCCTTCGACACAGACTCAAACGGAGGATTCCTGAACCGCCTCCTTAGCTGA
- a CDS encoding type II toxin-antitoxin system PemK/MazF family toxin yields MSSVSRGDVVWVTFPDPDDIPDEEFENPHPAVVVQNDTRNQRYDTTIVAPLTTSQDSPEEFADVAVPSTSEGVEEDSIAKLGMLSTVSVPGRIMDQSENSDVWKMGELSASKMNEIEARLEVLLGIA; encoded by the coding sequence ATGTCTTCGGTATCAAGAGGAGATGTGGTCTGGGTTACGTTTCCAGATCCTGATGATATTCCAGATGAAGAGTTTGAAAACCCACACCCGGCTGTTGTAGTCCAAAACGACACTCGGAACCAGAGATATGATACTACAATCGTAGCACCACTAACGACAAGCCAAGACTCTCCTGAAGAGTTCGCTGATGTGGCAGTCCCTTCAACAAGTGAGGGAGTTGAAGAAGACAGTATAGCAAAACTTGGAATGCTTAGTACTGTCTCTGTTCCAGGGAGAATTATGGATCAGAGTGAGAACTCCGATGTATGGAAAATGGGCGAACTTTCAGCCAGCAAAATGAATGAGATTGAGGCACGTCTAGAAGTTCTATTGGGAATTGCCTGA
- a CDS encoding restriction endonuclease: MDEIEFEHFVADLWQKLGWETEVTQASADAGIDVVAEKEKPYPQKQLIQAKRYSEGNTVSSSDVQQYSALKQQKDGVDASVIVTTSSFSRDAEKRGRELNVKLVDGNQLLDIIDDLDAYGLLEEYLDLSEEETEEAEEALETVETRDNVAEQVSPSESTTEPTTAVSEKTSRSHTQVEKEVGLPDTKWRKGVMAATGGWIVVLFGLSVLPDALGGFLVLFSWILLPIALYKDAAEVKQYTDWPKYRWAYILPSLVWIIAVVPGLIYLWKRRNLEPSVSADLSVETTLEGSESGDSGQDQEEAPVVEDSVDTEPDSGFQINSLEYKGNRFHYQYSDSPTGRWRAAYGRSHDTDDRFFLFGGDNIRVTEPLENVGTLDGKAAVSNNGVAAVIDNLDQEELSGKLYVFDSSGEQLLGHFLNANVEACTVSEDGRYAAAATLNPDCSTYIFDVERGEQVLKHENLDGNKTDIEFRSDDDGLHLYLFENRDEDPLYAIDLEGEVIWKSEELQRQERLQQLMESSRTDDLEEALDLLEEAYELAEEENEQKNVARKLADTHWSLAQNTEYDTDEWWQHLNQAKAYYTEILPWYDGKQGVAKVSRKQGKYHIDQGNEETALELFRSIAKLEEEYDVQLLTEADERRLKELSGEKVE, encoded by the coding sequence ATGGACGAGATCGAGTTCGAGCATTTTGTCGCTGATCTCTGGCAGAAACTGGGATGGGAGACCGAGGTTACACAGGCTTCTGCTGACGCTGGTATCGACGTTGTTGCCGAGAAGGAGAAGCCGTATCCTCAGAAACAGTTGATCCAGGCCAAACGGTACTCCGAAGGAAACACGGTCAGCAGCAGCGATGTACAGCAGTACTCGGCTTTGAAACAGCAGAAAGACGGTGTCGACGCCTCAGTAATCGTTACCACAAGCTCGTTCTCACGTGACGCAGAGAAACGAGGCCGAGAGCTGAACGTCAAACTGGTTGATGGAAACCAGCTTCTGGATATTATCGATGATTTGGATGCTTACGGCTTACTTGAGGAATACCTCGACCTTTCGGAGGAAGAGACGGAGGAGGCGGAAGAAGCATTAGAGACAGTTGAAACACGTGATAACGTTGCTGAACAGGTCTCACCTTCAGAAAGCACTACTGAACCAACTACCGCTGTTTCAGAGAAAACCTCTCGCTCTCATACTCAAGTCGAGAAAGAAGTCGGTCTACCGGATACGAAGTGGCGTAAGGGTGTAATGGCAGCTACAGGTGGATGGATAGTCGTACTGTTCGGTCTCAGTGTGCTTCCTGATGCTTTAGGCGGATTCCTTGTCCTGTTTTCCTGGATCCTGCTTCCTATAGCGCTCTACAAAGATGCAGCAGAAGTCAAGCAGTACACGGACTGGCCGAAGTACAGATGGGCGTACATCCTTCCGTCGCTGGTCTGGATCATCGCAGTAGTTCCAGGCCTCATATACCTCTGGAAACGCCGTAATCTCGAGCCGTCAGTATCAGCGGATCTATCAGTAGAAACCACGTTGGAAGGTTCTGAAAGTGGTGATTCCGGTCAAGATCAAGAAGAAGCCCCGGTAGTCGAAGATTCTGTAGATACTGAACCGGATTCAGGGTTCCAGATCAACAGTCTGGAGTACAAAGGTAACAGGTTCCACTACCAGTACAGTGACTCACCTACCGGCCGGTGGAGAGCTGCGTACGGCCGGTCACATGATACAGACGACCGTTTCTTCCTTTTTGGGGGAGACAATATCCGTGTTACAGAGCCTCTTGAAAACGTAGGTACATTAGATGGGAAAGCCGCAGTCTCAAATAACGGTGTAGCGGCTGTCATCGATAACTTGGATCAGGAAGAGCTGTCTGGCAAACTCTACGTATTCGATTCCTCCGGTGAACAACTGTTAGGCCATTTCCTTAACGCAAACGTGGAGGCGTGCACCGTTTCTGAAGACGGTAGGTATGCAGCGGCAGCAACTTTGAACCCTGACTGCAGCACCTACATCTTCGACGTAGAAAGGGGAGAACAGGTTCTGAAACACGAGAACCTTGATGGGAACAAGACGGATATCGAGTTCCGTAGCGACGATGATGGTTTACACCTATATCTTTTCGAGAACCGAGATGAGGATCCGTTGTACGCTATCGATTTAGAAGGCGAAGTGATCTGGAAGAGCGAGGAGCTACAGCGGCAGGAACGGCTGCAACAGTTGATGGAAAGCAGCCGGACAGATGATTTAGAGGAAGCACTCGATCTACTGGAGGAGGCTTACGAACTAGCTGAAGAAGAGAACGAACAGAAGAACGTTGCGCGGAAGCTGGCGGACACCCACTGGTCGTTGGCTCAAAACACTGAGTATGATACGGATGAGTGGTGGCAGCATCTGAACCAGGCCAAAGCGTACTACACTGAGATCCTGCCGTGGTACGACGGAAAACAAGGAGTGGCGAAGGTCTCGAGGAAACAGGGGAAGTACCATATCGACCAAGGCAACGAGGAAACAGCACTGGAGCTATTCCGGTCTATCGCAAAACTCGAGGAAGAGTACGACGTCCAACTGTTAACGGAGGCGGACGAAAGACGGTTGAAGGAACTGTCCGGAGAGAAAGTAGAATAG
- a CDS encoding DUF6908 domain-containing protein: MKTVKEILEQFGINSISELETGQTITVENNGYMDLVIEKVGEERVVVGHYYRQMGDRTADPEIVFKVRNGDWIPVRYTQNPGVHQHDEDGLEPVQEFVKEWSRNLRIQGFVDAAKEQELAQ, from the coding sequence GTGAAAACGGTCAAAGAGATCCTGGAACAGTTCGGAATCAACTCGATCAGTGAACTCGAGACAGGTCAAACGATTACAGTCGAAAACAACGGGTACATGGACTTGGTTATCGAGAAAGTTGGTGAAGAGCGGGTTGTCGTCGGCCACTACTACAGACAGATGGGCGACCGCACGGCTGACCCTGAAATAGTCTTCAAAGTCCGAAACGGGGACTGGATACCTGTACGGTACACACAGAACCCGGGAGTCCATCAGCACGATGAAGACGGGTTAGAGCCAGTCCAAGAGTTCGTCAAGGAGTGGAGCCGCAACCTGAGAATCCAAGGATTCGTCGACGCAGCCAAAGAACAAGAACTAGCTCAGTGA